A window of the Gossypium hirsutum isolate 1008001.06 chromosome A03, Gossypium_hirsutum_v2.1, whole genome shotgun sequence genome harbors these coding sequences:
- the LOC107886989 gene encoding uncharacterized protein, whose translation MDLAQEEPAGDGEMEELVRVSTAKIPNGENHLQRTHFPGMVRKKAYIFDGLGNYYNKEWDLAEGSGQEFCWYHVELPKGKQKLSQSAQYLIDVLCPPLKLQDILSLVSNGPFCGHVDGALVFRVNSPGPPSSNFTFRLAARVTKNSVITISLGRVPRLGFSPVGQSLLSEIPSIESPSYHRGERNEGSGIVIREHVLEFLLTMNHSEEADNPVPKSVSNLVVHIIDTHMDHLQDVVTKLEMELDSVELELDRGGFALKKEMLDDRRFPKMHLNLQRLLQVIAHGEQVFPRVKEKCSSKHWFASEDIGSLEELIGRLRRLKENVGFLANRVTAIQAGLDSWQSEQINRKLYYLSFLSIIFLPLSVITGVFGMNVGGVPWTVQKDPALKDGFRNVMGLCLAMLLLVLLCFIFPALYSRLTAWLRRRSLKRTWSHNRRSFLKRTIGLQERGGYLRI comes from the exons ATGGATTTAGCTCAGGAAGAACCAGCTGGGGATGGGGAAATGGAGGAATTGGTTAGGGTGTCAACTGCTAAAATTCCTAACGGGGAAAATCATCTCCAGAGAACACATTTTCCTGGTATGGTGAGAAAGAAAGCTTATATTTTTGATGGTCTTGGAAATTATTATAACAAAGAGTGGGATCTTGCTGAAGGTAGTGGCCAAGAGTTTTGTTGGTACCATGTAGAACTTCCAAAAGGGAAACAAAAGCTATCTCAATCTGCACAATACCTTATAGATGTTCTTTGTCCACCACTCAAGCTACAGGACATTCTCTCCCTTGTTAGTAATGGACCATTTTGTGGGCATGTTGATGGAGCTCTCGTCTTTCGGGTTAATTCACCTGGTCCTCCCTCTAGTAACTTTACATTTAGGTTAGCTGCAAGGGTTACTAAGAATTCAGTGATTACCATTTCGTTGGGACGTGTTCCTAGATTAGGTTTCTCACCCGTTGGACAATCTCTCCTCTCAGAGATTCCCAGTATTGAAAGTCCATCTTATCATAGAGGAGAGAGGAATGAAGGGAGTGGGATTGTTATTAGGGAGCATGTTCTCGAGTTCTTATTGACTATGAATCACTCCGAGGAAGCTGATAATCCTGTTCCAAAGTCTGTCTCGAACCTTGTTGTTCACATCATCGATACACACATGGATCACCTACAAGATGTTGTTACTAAACTTGAGATGGAGCTGGATTCTGTGGAGCTTGAACTGGATAGAG GTGGATTTGCTTTAAAAAAAGAGATGCTAGACGATAGACGGTTCCCCAAAATGCATCTAAATTTGCAACGTCTCCTGCAG GTGATTGCCCATGGGGAGCAAGTATTTCCTCGAGTGAAGGAAAAATGTTCTTCTAAACATTGGTTTGCAAGTGAAGACATCGGCTCCCTTGAAGAGCTTATTGGACGCTTGAGGAGGCTGAAAGAGAATGTAGGGTTTCTAGCAAATCGTGTGACTGCAATTCAGGCCGGTTTGGATAGCTGGCAGTCTGAGCAAATTAACAGAAAACTCTATTATCTCTCTTTCCTCTCTATAATATTCCTTCCTTTATCCGTCATCACCGGAG tgTTTGGAATGAACGTGGGGGGAGTTCCATGGACTGTGCAAAAGGATCCTGCACTAAAAGATGGTTTCCGCAATGTCATGGGTCTTTGCCTTGCGATGTTGCTTCTGGTATTGCTATGCTTCATTTTCCCTGCCCTTTATTCCCGATTGACTGCCTGGCTTCGGAGGAGGTCTTTGAAAAGAACTTGGTCACATAACCGGAGATCATTCCTCAAGAGAACCATCGGACTTCAAGAAAGAGGCGGTTACCTCAGGAtttga